The following are encoded in a window of Armatimonas rosea genomic DNA:
- a CDS encoding DinB family protein: protein MTTQERLQAQAARGRALAEGLTDDQLNARPDTDTWSLGMQLDHVSVVLEKATGEMESVLANGPIPAGDPTAWKPNFLERKFITMVGAQPGGRMNPVPKGFEPSEARLEKDAVLTRYAAAHARLIAVVEQTQAADLKRIRVPSAAIPLLKLSLGAWFAAMLVHTDYHLDKAETLLPHQK, encoded by the coding sequence ATGACAACACAAGAGAGACTTCAAGCCCAGGCCGCACGAGGCAGAGCGCTCGCGGAGGGCCTCACCGACGACCAGCTCAATGCCCGCCCCGACACCGACACCTGGTCACTAGGGATGCAGCTCGACCACGTGAGTGTGGTGCTGGAGAAGGCAACGGGGGAGATGGAGAGTGTCCTGGCTAATGGGCCGATCCCCGCGGGCGATCCCACGGCCTGGAAGCCCAATTTCCTGGAGCGTAAGTTTATCACGATGGTCGGGGCGCAGCCGGGGGGGCGGATGAACCCGGTTCCCAAGGGCTTCGAGCCCAGCGAGGCGCGTCTGGAAAAAGACGCCGTCCTCACGCGCTACGCCGCCGCCCACGCCCGGCTGATTGCCGTGGTGGAGCAGACACAGGCGGCAGACCTCAAGCGGATTCGGGTGCCCTCAGCGGCAATCCCCCTCCTGAAGCTCTCGCTGGGTGCCTGGTTTGCCGCCATGCTAGTTCACACCGACTACCATCTCGACAAAGCGGAGACACTTCTTCCTCACCAAAAGTAG
- a CDS encoding sodium:solute symporter family protein, which translates to MGPLIVILIYLAVVTYIGSVAVRRGKNNTEDFFLAGRSIGPMVFFLSLFATNMTAFAILGSSGAAYKQGVGIFGMMASSSGFMIPLTIFLIGTRLWALGKRFGHMTQVAFFRDRWECSGIGTFIFALSAAMIVPYMIISIIGGGTVLEEMSKGLVPYWLGCLLVTLVVTLTVFLGGMRGTVWVNVFQTILFMLFGTLALLVISSNLPDGGFGAVLSKLGASPKGFLLSREKMPAEVFWSYSLIPLSSIMFPHMSIMCLSAKKMSAFKNTVVAYPLAIMAVWLPSVFLGIIGAGVFPTLKGTETDGVLLKLLTEYAPVWVSGILGAGIISVVMGSDAHQVLALSTMFTKDIFDYYGGRQKFGEKSSILFARGFIVVLTVVAYLIALAKPQSIFELAVRFAFTGFAALAPVMVAALFWKRSTKWGALAATLWVTFWLFLTGYLTTISEPIGQELAKAQAAAQGGKKPGGKPGAGPVEGGKPAGAPEVQASPAAPASPGVEPTPAAAPASPSIEPTPPAPTEKPAGAPEAGKPGPGGKPGGKKPVTAKPIFPELGGLFMRSAAQVTVYGYLPVVPMVVGSALLMILFSLATKPPSKETIEKYFPGKAEK; encoded by the coding sequence ATGGGACCGTTAATCGTCATCCTGATCTACCTGGCGGTGGTCACCTACATCGGTAGCGTGGCTGTCCGTCGGGGCAAGAACAACACCGAAGACTTCTTCCTGGCAGGCCGCTCGATCGGCCCGATGGTCTTCTTCCTCTCGCTCTTTGCCACCAATATGACGGCATTTGCGATTCTGGGAAGCTCAGGAGCGGCCTATAAACAAGGCGTCGGTATCTTCGGCATGATGGCCAGCTCGTCGGGGTTCATGATCCCCCTGACCATCTTCCTGATCGGCACCCGCCTCTGGGCGTTGGGCAAGCGCTTTGGCCACATGACCCAGGTTGCCTTCTTCCGCGACCGCTGGGAGTGCTCCGGGATCGGAACCTTTATCTTCGCCCTCAGCGCCGCGATGATCGTCCCCTACATGATTATCTCGATCATCGGGGGCGGGACGGTCCTAGAGGAGATGTCCAAGGGGCTCGTTCCCTACTGGCTGGGCTGCTTGCTCGTGACCCTTGTGGTGACCCTGACGGTCTTTCTGGGGGGGATGCGTGGGACGGTCTGGGTCAATGTCTTTCAGACCATCTTGTTCATGCTCTTTGGTACCCTGGCGCTACTGGTCATCAGCAGCAACCTCCCTGATGGCGGCTTTGGCGCGGTACTCAGCAAGCTCGGGGCCTCGCCCAAGGGCTTTCTCCTGAGCCGGGAGAAGATGCCCGCGGAGGTCTTCTGGAGCTACTCACTGATCCCACTGAGCTCGATCATGTTCCCGCACATGTCGATCATGTGTCTGTCGGCCAAGAAGATGTCGGCGTTTAAGAACACGGTTGTCGCCTACCCTCTGGCAATCATGGCGGTCTGGCTCCCGAGTGTCTTTCTGGGGATTATCGGGGCGGGTGTCTTCCCCACGCTAAAGGGCACGGAGACGGACGGGGTCCTGCTGAAGCTCCTGACCGAGTACGCTCCGGTCTGGGTCTCCGGGATCCTGGGGGCAGGAATTATCTCGGTGGTGATGGGGAGCGATGCGCACCAGGTGCTCGCGCTCTCGACCATGTTCACCAAGGATATCTTCGACTACTACGGGGGACGTCAAAAGTTCGGGGAGAAGAGTAGCATTCTCTTTGCCCGTGGCTTTATCGTGGTCCTGACCGTGGTGGCCTACCTGATCGCTCTTGCCAAACCGCAGAGCATCTTCGAGCTCGCGGTCCGCTTTGCCTTCACCGGCTTTGCCGCACTCGCTCCGGTCATGGTGGCCGCGCTCTTCTGGAAGCGTAGCACCAAGTGGGGGGCGCTGGCCGCGACCCTCTGGGTGACCTTCTGGCTCTTCTTGACGGGCTACCTCACCACCATCTCTGAGCCGATTGGCCAAGAGCTCGCGAAGGCGCAAGCAGCGGCGCAGGGGGGCAAGAAACCCGGCGGCAAGCCCGGTGCGGGGCCTGTGGAGGGCGGCAAGCCCGCAGGGGCACCCGAGGTCCAAGCCAGCCCCGCAGCCCCGGCGAGCCCGGGTGTTGAGCCCACGCCTGCGGCTGCTCCGGCAAGCCCTAGTATCGAGCCCACGCCTCCCGCCCCGACCGAGAAGCCGGCGGGTGCGCCGGAGGCCGGCAAGCCCGGACCTGGAGGGAAGCCTGGTGGCAAGAAACCCGTGACTGCCAAGCCCATCTTCCCTGAGCTTGGTGGGCTCTTCATGCGCTCCGCCGCTCAGGTGACGGTCTATGGCTACCTGCCGGTTGTGCCGATGGTGGTCGGCTCCGCGCTCCTGATGATTCTCTTCTCGCTGGCGACCAAGCCTCCGAGCAAGGAGACAATCGAGAAGTACTTCCCGGGTAAGGCCGAGAAGTAG